Sequence from the Cucurbita pepo subsp. pepo cultivar mu-cu-16 chromosome LG02, ASM280686v2, whole genome shotgun sequence genome:
AAGATAAAGATATGGAATGAATCAAAGTAGCAGAGAAACATTTACTGACAACAATTGATATGCAAACATGTTCCAAGTTTCCATGGTTGAGCATTATCTCAATGCAGACATGGAAATCTTAGAGAGTTTCTGTAATATCGTACAACATTTACAAAGTGAACGCGATCACGAAAAAGTTCACCGAAGAAAAACAATTGTGTAGTTAAAAGTCATCATCCATATCTGAGATTCATCAATTCTTTGAATAATTGTGTGTGCCAGACTGATCGATCCACTTCAAAACTTCAGAATGACTCGAGTATACCAGGGAAAACGTTATGCAAATAAATGGCAAAGGGAAAGGAGAGTCAAGGAAATCGACAATAGCGTAGTAAACAACGAGACACCTTGCTTCAAACCCGTGTTTGGTGAGTGGGGATAGGCATCTGGAGGCGGCATGACGCAGTTGTCGCCATTGAAATAAATCCTCCGAGGGAAAGCCCAGCCTTTATCGAATGTGAAAATCGATGGATTCTTTCGGAAAAGTAGCTCTGTCTGCACATTCCCAGAAGGGCCTGCTTGCATGAGCAAATCATTGTAGAACTTGACTCCCCACAGGACTGCAGTATCATCTGTTAGAAGTACacatacatttatttaaatttaaaagaagaggaacaagaaaaagatgttTCCGAGAAGAAAATGTATCCTACTTATAGTTCCATATGGATTGATCGACATGTAGTTGAAGCTGAAAATCGTTGTTAAATTGTCGAAATTGGGATGTTGGGCAACTAAGTTCCAATTTGTATAGTTCATCGCGTAATTGAAGTTTGTAATTGTGATCTTGGCACGCCAATACTCCTTATAGTTAATCTTCACATGCCAGTGAACTCGGATCGGGCACATATGGCTTGTACACTGAACCGAAGGTACCACATTGTTATTGCTAGAACTAGCATTGGTAACAACAGAGGCTAAATGCGGAGAATTTGGCCTGCAAATACACATGTTCACAATTAGTCCAAGTCATAATAGTTTATAGTTTTATATGAGGCAGATAGCTTACTCCACACAATTTTGGGCTCCCTTCAAGTTGTTTGGACAACCACACGAGCATTTAGGGCAAGAAACAATTGTGTCGTTGTAAAATGATGACAGCGAAACACAGCAAGTCGGAGTTTTTTGAGCCAGAAATTGTGAATATGTGCATGTAATATTCCATGTCACTGCAAACATGAAGGATTAAGTACAAGGATTTCTTGAAAGGAAAGGAGTATTGAATTTGAAAGCAACTTGAAGCTACACAAGAACATAGAAACAGGAAGATAATGCAAGTAAATAACTCTCTAATCTTTACTTACTCAAGGCCTGTGTAACCCTACGTTTGTCAGACGAAATGAATTTGGTCGGTCTAACGATCTTTGCAGGTCCACAAGTATAACCAGGCCCAGGTGCTTTTAAGGTGAAGTTCTTTGGTAATCTGACAGTTTTATTCGAGGTTCCCGCAGCACCAACACTGAGTTGAAATGAACTCACTGCAGTAGTTGGATCTTGCACCCAGGAGTTGAGAACTCCGCCTTTGCAGCAATTTGCAATCTGCTGGTTATACGGAGTCCCGGGCAATAGATCAACAATGGTTGGATCCCTCTTGCAGCTATGAGGGATGTTCCCCTTATATCTTGAACAATCACCTTGTTCGGTTGCTTGGCCTCCCAACATGCTCCATATGACCTCTTTCTTAACCCATCCCCATTGCAGAGACCATCCCGGGGCTTGAATATGACGATATTGTTGGAAATTATACATAGTAACGACAGCCTATTCATTCACAAAACACGAGTTTAATATCTAAAAACAAGcacaaaaagggaaaagacaACTAAATTTCCCATTATAATCATCACCAATAACACAAGTGCTTATCATTTTATACAGAAATTAAGAAATCTCCTCCAAAACCCCTCATTTCTCTACACAATCTCTCTATCTCAAAGGGCTATCACACATATTGATTCTTATGAAATGAACACAATGATTCATAAACACTTACAACATAGCCATCAGCGGTCCAGCTTATAACATCCCACTTGATAGTAATGTTTCCATTTGGATCAAGTGGATCATACGCTTCTGAGaaccaaataagaaaaaacataaaaaaggaTAGATCAGCATCACCCTCTGAAGTTCAAACAGTACGTAGAAGCTATCAGTCAAATCATaatgattaagaaaagaaaaaagcaatATGGTCCATGAACAGAATTAGTAGCCTCAagaacataacctttaacagCGTTAGGTATAAACATCATTTCTTATCCATTATTTACACACTCCTTTTTAAGATTGCTCTCAATTTCATCTCAGAAATTAAATGAACAGAGCATTTCAGAGttaagaagaaacagaggatttTCCTCAAACTCTGAAAATCCAGAACCTTATACATGCAGAGGGCATAATGCATTAAACCCAAAAATCCTCAACCACCCATTTGAAAGTTCATCAAAGAAAACCCAGAAACTAAAGTCCCCCTGTGAACAAGACCCAAAAAcaggatttaaaaaaatcaaagaaaacgaGAGAAACAAACCCCTGAAACTCAGAGTAATCAAATACGAAAGCTACCATTTCATCATTCTTCAAATCAAACGAAGGAAGAGCAGATTCCAGAATCGACCAGTCACAAAAACAAGCAGAAAGAGAGGCCAAGTTTTCAAAACAGAGACGATTatgtaaacaaacaaacagacCAACACCCattgaaacaaacaacaaaaagaaacagaaaacaaagccataaagaataaaaagaagaagaatcgaACCTGTTGAAGTAAGAAAGGTGGAGAAGAGTAGCAAAATGGCGAGAATGGGAAGGAAAAAGGGTAATCTGAGAATGGGAACAGCCATGATCATGGATTTCCTAAGAATGTCTGGTTTTCTGGGGATTCGTGGGTTTTAAGCCTTCTTCAACGCTGAGAAtgacagagagaaaaaagcaAGGAAAACGCGgggagaagaaatggaaagggATGATGAGAGGTTTTTGATCACTTGTCAAGCCGTTTTGAGGAGTACAGAACAAACCTTTTTGAGAGCCCACTCATAATTCTCCTCTCTTTCCCAATACACAAAATATACCAAACTGTCACTTTCCAGAcctaaaactatatatataaatatatattagcaTCCTCGTTAACACACCACACCGTCCCATATTTGATTATGATATAACCGTTGAAACCCATTGTTACTCCGTCAGtccacatttttataagaaatatttcgtttccTCTCGAATCGACCATTATCTCACAAAATATATGATAGGAACAATTTATACGGTTTGATCAGAGTAAAAATCATAGAcagtaaattataattttttcgatctaaattcaaaaaaaaaaaaaaaaaaaaagaaatgtaaaataaaattagggtttatttAAGGAAGAGGTGCATGGTGAACAGTTGGGTATGGATATGAGAGAGGTGGCCTTGGGAGCTTTCCTTCTACGACCTTTCTATAATAACCTGTCCTGCTGGCTTTCGGCTGCTTTGCTAACATGCCAAACATGGACACAAAAACGAGTTTAAATTTTCGTTTTGGTCCTCCTAactatataattttcattttaatcccTGTAATTTCAAAAGTGACacgatataattaaatttatgattaattatgaattgatACGTGtctcaatttaatttgatgtCAAAAACTGacaaattaatcaaataatcaAATCTAATTTGGTCgaaatgaattatatttaaacaaaaaaattagacCTAAATGTCAATAATGCATAATTAGACCCAAAACGTGGACGAACATAAAAGTTCTAGCCCGACTTGCATTAGTTTCATAAAACTTGGTAGCCGATTAGAAAAAATCTACAAATGGGCTCGAGAACAAGTTGTACGATCctcaaaatatttgtaaaaaatcGAAGAAATACATTAGAGATcgtattaaagaaaaatcaaatgcAAAAGTAACAAGGAGAAGCCACgtaaaaacaaaagtattCCTAATTCAATGACTACGAGAAGACATGTGTCATGAgtcataatattatttgaaaatagtaATGTCACATGTAATCAAATAGAGTCTCACATTAactgatttaaaaaaaaaaatcacgacattttggataaattaattattttggaattagtagaaaatgaaaataaaaattttgaaatgatatatttataattgaaacAAGTGGCATTTTATATAATTGGATTTAcatcatcaaataaatatttagttaaattaaatagatcatttgatatttataattatttgatgtGATATTTGATAGATTCCTTTTGATCCAACGGCCCAAAAATAAAGAccaatcttttcttttcttctttttcttaaaaaaagaaaaaacattattattattattaatctcAAATGTATAAAAATGATGTTTGGATCCAAAGATTATACACTCACCCTCCGTTCTTCTCCTTCAGATCCCAATTCCATGGGACATTCCTCAAACTCCGGAGCCGTAATGGCGGTGGCCGCGGCGGCAATGGGCGTCTTCGTTTTGGTGCTGAGCGGAAGTCATTGCAATGGGCGTCTCCATGTTGTATTTGCTTactattctattttttcttgtttatacGATTATTAGTCAAAATCATATCTAGTCTTACTAGACCTGAATCGTCTGTACTATAAAGGGATGCGACCAATCATCAATTCCTACTCCcgaattatatgatatttaagctgttgtgtttctttctttattgatAGCCATATAACACTTCTtcttcgaaaatctctctaattttctaaaactttcttctcaaAACAGGGTCAGAGCTTTGAACATACGTTGTTAACTCGTAGATGACACGAATCTAAATTAGCTTAGCTTACTCGGTGCTGGGAGTGAGTATCGTACAAACACAAAAGttcgcaaaaaaaaaaaaaaaaaaaaagtgtgatTATGACAATAATTAGGtgttattttgtttcatttgcCTACCGGTGGACATGTATCAATCATATATGAGAAGAATCCAGACATCAAATTTGTAAGTTTACCATTGTATTACATGCACCCACAAAATGCCCATTCAATCCCAATCATGGACTATTACACAGTATTGAGGCCCGTGAGAGTGAACATTTATTTAGTAGTGAAAAGGAACAGTTTTACAAGATGAGATAAAACGCAACCAAtgataaattcaataatttgcTTTATGGTTCTTCGGTGCCTCTTCCTCAATGAATCAGGAGCGAGCCATGGCATATTGCATGGGAGGAACTGATCGTTCACTTCCTTTTGTAGCTTTCGATTATAGTCATCCGCCCAACTTCCAAATCAAAAGAATAGCATATAAATCTTAGATAGAAAGAAGTATCTCTTATACAAAGGGATGCGACCCGTCGTCAATTCCTCTCTACCCCATTTTTCACTTTGTTCTCAACATGGGATTAGAGGCTTGAACATATGTTGTCGCGTTGACGCGAATTCAAGTTGGCTTGGCTCACTCGGTGCTGGGAGTGCATCCCGCACAATCGCAAAAGTCCATCCAATCCAATCATCTACTACTAGACAGTATTGAGACccgtgagagagagaggatgtGGCACATTGAAGATGACCATGTaaactttaaaacgtgtctgttaaagaaaggtttccacactatgtttcgttctcctcccaaccaacgTGACGGTCTTAGGTGGTATAGatgatttgatatttataattatatggGTGTGATATTTGATGCATTAATTTTGATCCAACGACCAAAACATAAAGACCCATCATTTCTGACAACGAAGAACATGTGGATGATTTTAATTCAAACTcgattttgtttaaaaaataaaaactttattattattatgtataaaAATGATGTTTGGATCCAAAGATTATACACTCACcttcctttcttctccttcagaTCCCAATTCCATGGGACATTCCTCAAACTCCGGAGCCGtaatggcggcggcggcggcggcaatGGGCGTCTTCATTTTGATGCTGAGCGGAAGTCATTGCAGCGTTGCTTCTCCAACTCCTTCCAGTTATGGCAACATCACCGTGCCCGCTGCGGCATCGATGTGGTGCGATGGCCGTGTCGAAGAATGCATCACACGAGAAGGCGACGGCGAGTCGGCATTCCCAAGCTTGCTAGCCTCTACACCTAAGTTTATCAGTTTTCCGACGAGAAATCGGAATAAACCTGTGTGTGAGCGACCGGGAGATTATAAAAGCTGTTTCAACGCAAGGCGTACAAACACGAAGAACGACAATTGTGGCACATATGGTCGCGCCTGTCCAAGGTAATAAGAAGCAGAACGaactaaaaatttagatttgtgGTCAGCCAATTTCTCCTGTAATGCCCTGACTTTTCATATAAAGAAGTCAGAGCCGTtacatagaaaaataattttatagttttaattttatgttcgagaatttattcaaattatgcTTAGTTGCTATCATTGTTATCATTGTAACATGGATGGTCGTACAATGAAGCTTTGTTATGCCAACAAAAATCGAACCCAACATCCTTACCAACAACTAAATTGTGCAAATAATAATCAAGAACACAAATTTATTGTTCGTGTTTTCTCATGTTGATGACATAGATTCAACCTGCTCGTTTATTGATCGTGGTAGCTAAGAgtatcaatatcaatatccAAGTTGGTGATAGATCTATAAAGTCTAAGACCCTTCTTGGAACCGATGAGGCGGTGCTGGCTCGATGTAAATATATTGTCATTATAAACATAACGCTATCTatgattttcaaaaacaacatCCATAACTGTAACAACCTAAGTTCATagctactagatattgtccgctttggcctattacgtacATTCTCAGCCTTACAATTTTACGAcgcgtctattaaggagatgtttccacacctaATTGAATACAAAATGTTATGACATTACACTGCAACAACTTGACAATACAGACAAAACGTCTCCATGCTCTCCATGCAGGTGAAATGCTTGAACGACTCTAAGTATCTCAAACACTTAATATAGCATTTCAACGCTCCATACATGTCTTTTAGCCATTCTCCAGTTATTTTCGACCGTAATTCCTCCTATAACTTGAGTAGAAACATATTATTCAATAGAGAAGATCGCCTAATCAATAATTGGAAAGAGAATCATAAATGTAAGACAGAGAGGTGGGGGTAGGACTTCGGGAGAAGAAGGTGAGAAGTCCCCATCAAAAGCACTGTCTTTTAATGCATAACACCGAGCAAAAAGTTTGAACGAGTCAAATTTTTTTCGTTACAATTAGAGATAAACTTCGAAGATTTTTCTTCGGAAGAATTTAGTACGTGGACCCTTGACCATGCAGCGACTTGACTCTATCCAAGTCTTCCACCTcgagttaaattaataaaaattaagtaatcctttgtttcaaaaatatccttaaacttgTTGGGTTCGCTTATTAAAAGCCCACAGTGAATGACAGcttttctcatcttcttctccagtCTCCTCAGCTTGCATTTATGGATTACAGttctttcaatttgttttaagACCTTTTCTTTGAAGAACAAGCTTCATCTCCTCTAATGGCGGACTGTAAACCCAATTACGCTTATGCAATTTCAACCCTCCTATTTGCTTTCTTTCACCTCCAATTCCTCTCCCACCCTGTCGCCGGCGACTTGACCGTCCCCTACGAACCCACCGAGATTATAAATCTTGATTGTGGCTCATCGGGAAACACACATCAACTTGGGGACACGGCCCACATCTGGGAGGGAGACACCGCCTCGAAATTCTTCCCTTCGAATCTCCTTCATAATGGCCAATCCGTCCAGGCGGAGGCGCAGTTCAGTTCAGCCGGAGTTCCGTACACGACAGCACGGCTATCACACTCCGCCTTCACCTACTTGTTTCCCTTAACTCCCGGTCAGAAATTCATTCGACTTTACTTCTACTCTGCTAAATTCCAGAGCTTCGACCGCTCCAAAGCGGTGTTCTCTGTTTCAGCCGGCCCCTTCACTCTCCTCCGTGATTTCAACGCTGCTGTCAACGCCAATGCTTCCGGAGAGGACACGTTGTTTCGAGAATTTAATGTGTATGTGGAGGGAAATGATCAGAAATTGAATCTTACATTCAGTCCCTCAAATCAAGACTCGTATGCTTTTGTCAGTGGGATTCAGATTGTTTCCATGCCGGTGAATCTTTATCATACGCCGCCGGAGATTAACAACGACGGTGGTCGAGGGTTGAATCTCGTTGGCCAAAATAATCAATTCTACCCAATTGAAAACTACACATCTCTTGAAACGGTGTACCGAATCGATATTTGTGGAAATAACATCTCCCCTGTTAACGATACCGGAATGCTTCGAACTTGGTCGGCGGACAGTGAAAGTAAATTGTCGGATGAGTACTTAGATGAAGCTTGTCCTACTGATCTTCATATCCAACTCAATCACAGGAAAATTCCGGCATACTCTGCTCCAGACACGGTGTATCAAACTGCCCGAACCATGGGACCGAACGTTACAAGGAACAAGAGCTACAACCTTACATGGGTGTACCCTGTAGATCCTGGGTTCTTTTACATGATTCGGCTTCATTTCTGCGAGtttcaaaaagaaatcaaCGACACAAATGACAGAGTGTTCTTGATTTATATTGCAAACACGATTGCTGAAAAGGGCGCCGACGTGTTTCGTTGGGCCGGCGGGAAAGACATTCCATATTACAGAGATTACGCAGTGAATATGCCTCATAACAACGGCGAAAAGAAAGTGAGTCTGTCTGTAAAGCTTCAAGCAAACCCAGATGATTGGAGAACGAGATTCACTAACGTGATCTTGAATGGTATCGaaatcttcaaattaaatgattCAAGCGGCAACCTCGCCGGCCAAAACCCAGATCCAGCGCGCACTCTGCCTCTTCTACCGCCCACCCCACAATCAAGGAAATCAGATAGAAAAATGGTGGGTGTTCTAATCCCTGCAGTTGTTGGAGGTTTGGTTTCTGTAATAGCTCTGGGATTGTTTGTTTTCTGTCGGCGGAGAACATTTTCCGACCAGACATCAAGCGACGGTACTTCCTGGTGGGCTCCGTATTCCATGTCAACAAACAAATCAAGTAAGACCCGCAACTCAAATCTCCCATCTGATTTATGTCGGTACTTTTCATTGTCGGAGATTAAATCCGCCACCAAAAACTTCGATGACCTTTTCATCATCGGCGTCGGCGGATTCGGAAACGTCTACAAAGGATACATCGACGACGGAGCCACCCAAGTAGCAATCAAACGATTGAAGCCTGGTTCAAAACAGGGCGCACACGAATTCAAAACAGAGATCGAGATGCTCTCACAACTCCGCCATCTCCATCTCGTTTCACTAATTGGGTATTGCAATGATGgcaatgaaatgattttagtGTACGATTATATGTCTCATGGTACCCTTCGTAGCCACCTCTACGGCGACGACGAACAACCTCTGACATGGAATCAGCGCCTCCAGATCTGCATCGGAGCTGCCAGAGGATTACACTACCTTCATACGGGCGCGAAACACACAATCATCCACCGCGATGTGAAAACCACAAATATCTTACTGGACGACAAATGGGTCGCTAAGGTTTCTGATTTTGGATTGTCGAAAGTGGGGCCGACCAACATGTCGAAAGCGCACATTAGCACAGTAGTGAAAGGTAGCTTCGGTTATCTAGACCCAGAGTACTACCGACGGCAACAATTAACAGAAAAATCGGATGTTTATTCATTCGGAGTAGTTCTATGTGAAATTCTCTGTGCGCGTCCGCCATTGTTGCGCAATGCCGACAAGAAACAAGTGTATCTCGCAGAGTGGGTCCGGCGGTGTTACAGCGACAACACGGTGGGTCAGATCATTGACCGGAACATCAAGGACGAGATCTCGCCGGAATGCTTGAGGAAATTTATAGAGATTGCAGTGAGTTGCATCCAGGACGATGGAATTAAGCGGCCGGCGATGACCGACGTGGTGTGGGGATTGGAGTTTGCGTTGCAGTTGCAGGAGGcgtcgaagaagaagatagtAAAAGATGAGGTAGACGGCGGCGGAGACAAAGGTGTGGATGAGGAAGAAGGGTGGTTGATGGGGGAGATGTTGTTCAGTAGTGTCGGGGATGGAAGACGCGGGTCGGATTCGGGGATAAGCAGTGAAGTGACGACGACAACCAATAGTGAAGATTCCAGCTCTGCGTATGATAAAAGAATGTCTGGAACCGTTTTCTCCGAGATTAAGAACCCAGCTGGACGATGAAGGACAcgtgttattattattattaaataattatctcCCACtctaatacaaatatttaggattaaataatattacttATTTTCAATTCTGAAATCTCATGTTGGTTGGagatacaaaataaatatttttttctataaagtGTAGAAAtttttccctaacagacgttttttaaaactgtgTCCATGATTATACGTAACTCGTTAAAACTTGACTTGTTATATCAAGTTTATCCa
This genomic interval carries:
- the LOC111789052 gene encoding COBRA-like protein 1; this encodes MIMAVPILRLPFFLPILAILLLFSTFLTSTEAYDPLDPNGNITIKWDVISWTADGYVAVVTMYNFQQYRHIQAPGWSLQWGWVKKEVIWSMLGGQATEQGDCSRYKGNIPHSCKRDPTIVDLLPGTPYNQQIANCCKGGVLNSWVQDPTTAVSSFQLSVGAAGTSNKTVRLPKNFTLKAPGPGYTCGPAKIVRPTKFISSDKRRVTQALMTWNITCTYSQFLAQKTPTCCVSLSSFYNDTIVSCPKCSCGCPNNLKGAQNCVEPNSPHLASVVTNASSSNNNVVPSVQCTSHMCPIRVHWHVKINYKEYWRAKITITNFNYAMNYTNWNLVAQHPNFDNLTTIFSFNYMSINPYGTINDTAVLWGVKFYNDLLMQAGPSGNVQTELLFRKNPSIFTFDKGWAFPRRIYFNGDNCVMPPPDAYPHSPNTGLKQGVSLFTTLLSISLTLLSLCHLFA
- the LOC111788706 gene encoding receptor-like protein kinase FERONIA encodes the protein MADCKPNYAYAISTLLFAFFHLQFLSHPVAGDLTVPYEPTEIINLDCGSSGNTHQLGDTAHIWEGDTASKFFPSNLLHNGQSVQAEAQFSSAGVPYTTARLSHSAFTYLFPLTPGQKFIRLYFYSAKFQSFDRSKAVFSVSAGPFTLLRDFNAAVNANASGEDTLFREFNVYVEGNDQKLNLTFSPSNQDSYAFVSGIQIVSMPVNLYHTPPEINNDGGRGLNLVGQNNQFYPIENYTSLETVYRIDICGNNISPVNDTGMLRTWSADSESKLSDEYLDEACPTDLHIQLNHRKIPAYSAPDTVYQTARTMGPNVTRNKSYNLTWVYPVDPGFFYMIRLHFCEFQKEINDTNDRVFLIYIANTIAEKGADVFRWAGGKDIPYYRDYAVNMPHNNGEKKVSLSVKLQANPDDWRTRFTNVILNGIEIFKLNDSSGNLAGQNPDPARTLPLLPPTPQSRKSDRKMVGVLIPAVVGGLVSVIALGLFVFCRRRTFSDQTSSDGTSWWAPYSMSTNKSSKTRNSNLPSDLCRYFSLSEIKSATKNFDDLFIIGVGGFGNVYKGYIDDGATQVAIKRLKPGSKQGAHEFKTEIEMLSQLRHLHLVSLIGYCNDGNEMILVYDYMSHGTLRSHLYGDDEQPLTWNQRLQICIGAARGLHYLHTGAKHTIIHRDVKTTNILLDDKWVAKVSDFGLSKVGPTNMSKAHISTVVKGSFGYLDPEYYRRQQLTEKSDVYSFGVVLCEILCARPPLLRNADKKQVYLAEWVRRCYSDNTVGQIIDRNIKDEISPECLRKFIEIAVSCIQDDGIKRPAMTDVVWGLEFALQLQEASKKKIVKDEVDGGGDKGVDEEEGWLMGEMLFSSVGDGRRGSDSGISSEVTTTTNSEDSSSAYDKRMSGTVFSEIKNPAGR